The genome window GCGGTGCACGAGCGAACAGCGCGACGATGGGCCTCGATACGGGACGGGATCGTGGCGGCGACGGACCGGCGGCCGGCAGCGGCCTGGGCCACGGTCGCGCTGGTGCTGAGCGTTGCGGTCACCGTGCCGGGGCTCATGATCGGCGGATCGGCGACGTACTTGCTCGCGCCGGAGCCGTTCTTCTGGTTCCTGGTCGTCCCGATCGCCCTGCTGATGCTCGGTCTCGCCCTGCTGGCCGGGTACGCGCTGGCTGACGACGTGTCACGGCGCTGGTTCGGCTGGCGCCGGCGGCGCTCCACGGTCACCGGCCTGCTCCTCGGTCTCGCCGGCCTGACGCCCTGGGTCGTACCCGACGGGCCGTCGGTGTGGCGCGCCGACCAGTCGCCCGGCTGGGCCGCCGTGTGGTGCGGCGCGAGCCTGCTGGCGCTCCCCGCCGCCGCGCTGCTGCTGGTGCCGCGGACCCGTGTCCGGGCGGCGGGTGCGATCGGCCTGCTGCTGCTCACCGCAGTCTGGGGAAGCGCCCGGCACGCGTGGCTCGACGCGGAGTCGCGGGCGAGCTACCAGGCCCTGGGTTCGCCGCCGCGCCCCCTGCTGCGCCTGGTCGACTGGGACGGGAACATCCCCTCCTTCATCAGCTACAAGGACGGCCGGCTCAGCATCGAGTACGACCAGCCCGTCCCGCTGCCCGCCCCGGACGGCAGCCAGACGGCCACCCTCGTCGTCGAACCGCTGCCGCCCGGAGGTGACGCGGACTCCCTCTGCGCCGAAGGCCGCACGGTCAGCGCCGAGGCCCTGAGCGCGGCCCGCTCCAACCCCGACCCCTCGACCGCCTGCCTACCACTGGACCACGGCCTCACCCAGGTCGGCACCAGCACCCTCGCCCGGCAGGACGGCGACACCCTGCTGTTCCTGGTCCTGGACGACGACACGATCGCCGCCGGGAACCTGCCGTCGCTGACCCGGGTCCTGAACTCGGCGCACCCCGCCACGAACCCCGAGATCCGCGACCTGGCAGCGGGCTGACACGCCGCGCCGGTGCGCCGGCCGACCCGACGAAGACCTCTGCCGACCCACCATCAGATCGGCGCGGCAGGTGGCGCCCCGGCGCGCCGTGCGCCGAAACTGAAGCCGTGGACGAGACGGTGACGGGTGATCAGCGGCATCCGGAGGCGCACGGCGCCGGACTGAGCACCCGCCTCAACTGGCTGCGCGCCGGGGTGCTCGGGGCGAACGACGGCATCGTCTCCACCGCCGGGCTGGTGGTCGGGGTGGCCGGGGCGACCGACTCGCACACCGCGTTGCTCGCCTCCGGGTTGGCCGGGCTGCTGGCGGGGGCGCTGTCGATGGCCTCCGGGGAGTACGTCTCGGTGAGCACCCAGCGGGACTCGGAGCAGGCCGCGCTGGCGCAGGAGCGGCGGGAGCTGGCCGAGGAGCCCGCCTACGAGTTGGCCGAGCTGACCGGCCTCCTGGAGCAGCGCGGGATCGCGGCCGGCCTGGCCCGGGAGGTGGCCGAGCAGCTCACCGCGCGGGACGCGCTGGCCGCGCACGCCCGGGTGGAGCTGGGCATCGATCCCGAACAGATCGTCAATCCCTGGCACGCCGCCTGGGCCAGCTGCGTCTCCTTCACCGTCGGCGCGCTGCTGCCGCTGCTGGCGATCGTGCTGCCGCCGGTCTCGCTGCGGGTGCCGGTCACCGTGGTGGCGGTGCTCTGCGCCCTGGTGCTCACCGGCTGGGCGGGGGCCCGGCTCGGCGGTTCGCCGGTGGGCCGCTCGGTGCTGCGCAACGTGGCGGGCGGCGGGCTGGCGATGGCGGTCACCTACCTGGCGGGCTCGCTGCTGGGCGCGGCCGGCGTCTGACGCCCGCTCACCCCAGCTCGATCGCGAACCGCGGCAGCACCCGTCCCGGGATCGAAGCCGAGGGGCTCTCGCCGTCCGGCCGGGCGCCCATCGCCGCGTAGAACCCGACGGCGTACGGGTCGGCGTCCAGCGACAGCCGTTCGAAGCCCTCGGCGCGGGCCAGCTCCAGCAGCGCGCGGTACAGCCGGCCGCCGACGCCGGTGCCGATCGCCGCCGGGTCGACGAAGAGCATGTCCAACTCGCCCTCGGGCGCGCTGCCGCCGAGCAGGGCGAAGCCCACCGGCACCCCGTCCGCCCGCTCGGCGACCAGCGCGCGGTCGGCCGTCAGTTGCTCGGGGGCGAGGGTGAGCTCGGCGCGGCAGGCGTCCATGAACGCCTGGTCGTAACCCCAGTGCGCCTTGGAGCGCAGCACCAGTTCGGTGAGCCCGGCGGCCTCGGCGGGGCGGGCGGGACGGATCAGCGGGGTGGCCATCCGCCCACGCTCGCACAGCGGCCGGCGCCCCCGCTCCCGGTTTTCCCGGGGGCGGGGGCGCCGGCCGACAGGCTCAGCTGTTGGGCTTGCCCTTGTTGTGGCTCTTGCGGGTGCCGAGCATCACCAGGCCGGCGATGATCGCGAACGCCGCGAGCGGGATGACCACGTAGAGGCCGATGGTCTGCGCGACGGACAGGCCCGGGCCCGGGTCGTCGCCGTCGTCCCTGGTCAGGGCGAAGGCCGGCGACGACATCAGCATCATCAGCGTGGCCGCTGCGGAGACCGCACCGGCGCGCATAGCGTTCCTCTTGTCCACGTTTCCCAAGGTACCGGCCCCTTATCGGGGGGCGCGCGGCGGGGTCGGCCTTCCGGGTCCGGCCAGGGCGGCGGTCAGCTGGCCGGCCACGGCGTGCGGGCCGGGGGCGGCGGCCAGCTGTTCCAGGGTGACCGGGCGCCCGCCCGGGTCGGCCACCGGCAGGCGCCAGTTGGGGTACTGGTCCCAGGTGCCGGGGAGGTTCTGCGGGCGGGGGTCGCCGACCGTGTCGGGCAGCCAGACGCCGAGCAGTTGGGCGGGGGTGGCGAGCAGGAACCGGTAGAGCGCGGCCTGGTCCAGCTCGGCGTCCGCTGGCAGCAGGCCCAGCCGGTGCAGTTCGCTCCGCCAGTCGGCCAGCTCCTCGGCGGCCGCCCGGCGCTCCTCGGCCAGCGGGCGGGCCAGCAGTCCCAGCTGGTGACGCAGGGTCACCTGTTCGCCGTTCAGCCGGGCGGCGGTGCTCGGCAGGTCATGGGTGGTCAGGGTGGCGAGGCAGCCGGTGCGCCAGTGCCGGGGGGCGAGCGGTGCGCCCTTGGCGCCCTCGGCCCCGGTCCAGTCGCGTTCGAACCAGAGCACCGAGGTGCCGAGCACGCCGCGCGCCGTCAGCTCCTCGCGCACGCCGGGTTCGACGGTGCCGAGGTCCTCGCCGATCACCGCGGTGCCGGCCCGGTGCGCCTCCAGGGCGAGCACTCCGAGCATCGCCTCGGCGTCGTAGCGCACGTAGGTGCCCTCGGTGGCGGGCCGGCCCTGCGGGATCCACCAGAGCCGGAACAGCCCCATCACGTGGTCGATCCGCAGCGCGCCGGCGTGCCGGGCGGCGGCCCGCAGCAGTTCGGCGAGCGGCGCGTAGCCGGCGGCGGCCAGCGCGTCGGGCCGCCAGGGCGGCAGGCCCCAGTCCTGGCCGTGCGCGTTGAAGGCGTCCGGCGGGGCGCCGACCGAGATGCCGGTGGCCAGCTGGTCCTGCAGCACCCAGGCGTCGGCCCCGCCGGGGTGCACGCCGACCGCCAGGTCCTGGACCAGGCCGATCGCCATCCCGGCGTCGGTGGCGGCCCGCTGGGCCCGGCCGAGCTGCTCGTCGAGCTGCCAGGCGAGCCAGCGGTGGAACTCCACCCGGTCGGTCAGTTCGGCCCGGGCGGCGGCCACCTGGGGGTTGCCGGGGCGGCGCAGGCCGGCCGGCCAGTGCGGCCAGTCGGGGCCGTGCCGTTCGGCCAGCGCGCACCAGGTGGCGTACTGCTCCAGCCAGTCGCCCTCGCGCCGGGCGAAGGCCCGGTAGGCGGCCTCCCGGCCGGGGCCGCGCGGGACGGCGTGCAGCAGTTCCAGGGCCTCGCGCTTGAGCGCCCAGACCGCGTCGCGGTCGATCAGCCCGTCGTGCTCCAGCACCTCGGCGCGCAGCCGGACGGCCTGCCGGGCCAGTTCGTCCAGTGCCGCCCGGTCGGCGGGGGCGGCGAGGGCGAACTCGGGCACGGCCTCGATCCGCAGGTGCACCGGGTCGGCGAACCGCCGGGTGGAGGGGCGGTACGGGGAGGGGTCGGAGGGCGTCCCGGGCAGCGCCGCGTGCAGCGGGTTGAGCTGGACGAAGTCGGCGCCGAGCGCGGCGCCGGACCACTGGGCGAGTTCGGCCAGGTCGCCGAGGTCGCCCATGCCCCAGGAGCGCCCGGAGAGCACCGAGTAGAGCTGGGCCAGGAAGCCCCAGCCGCGCCCGGACAGCGCGGCCAGCCGCTCGGGCGCGACCACCAGGGCGGCGGTCTCGGTGCGGTCGGCGAGTTCCAGGCGCAGCCGGTGGCGGCCGAGTGGCAGGTCGTCAGGGAGCCAGTGGGACCGGCCGGGTGTCAGCCGCCACTCGCCGCCGTCCTCCAGCTCCACGGTCAGCCGGGCGGCGGGCGCGACGTCCAGCGCGGTGCGCCGGCCGGCCCGGACCACCAGGCAGGGTGGCAGCAGCCGGGCGGCGCGGGCGGCCCGGTGCTCGGCGAGCGAGCGCTCCACGGCCCCGGGCGTGCCCGCGTCCACCCCGAGGGCGGCGAGCACGGCGATCAGGGTGGCGGCGCCGACCCGGACCGGTTCGCCGTCGCCCGGGTCGTAGGCGGTGTCGACGCCGTGGCAGTGCGCCAGGGCGGCGAGCCCGGGGCTCGGCGCGTCCGGTGAGTCCGGATCGGCACCACCCCCGCCCGATCCTGAGGCTTCGTCATGGTGCTCGTCGGAACGGTCGAGGTATGCGGCCAACGCGGTCTCCTGCCGGGACTCGGGATGGACGGGGTCGGGCTCCTACTCCTACCCGGGGCACCCGGTCCGCACCCGCCGCGGCGCGCCGCCGAATGCACACAACTCCCCCACGGACAAAGTCGGATGAAACGGTCATCACAGCAGGTCACGTTGACAGTGACGCGCCCAGCTGGTGGGCTGTGGCCGCGAGTCCGCCCCGATCGGCGGGGGGCCCACGGGAGGACTCGCGAACCCCTCACCACACTCCCCCGATCCGGCCGACTGTCCCCGGCCGTCAGGAGGCCCCGTGCAGACGCGTGTGTCGGCAGCCGCCGGGAGGCGGTTGCGGCAGCAGCTCGAAGCAAGTCCCGCGCTGCGCGAGGTCCTGCACCATCCCGCCGTCGAAGTCACCAGAAGGGCCACCGCCCGCACCGCCCGGCTGGTCGCGCCGCGCGCCGCGGACCGGCTGATCGCCGACCTCAAGGGCACCGAGCCGCTGCTCGACGAGGTGCGCGCCGAGCGCCTGGGCGCGCCGGAGCCGACCGGACCCACCGTCAGCGGCACCGGCAGCGCCACCGCCCTGTCCCCGCGCCGGGCCGGGCTGCGGATGGCCGCCACGCTCTCCGCCGCCGCCGTGATCGGCTCGCTGGTCGCCACCGTGCCGACCGCCGCGGTGGCCGCGCCCGCGCCCGCCGCCAGCGCCGAGCAGTTGCCGCCCGGCGCCCGCACCCCCCTGGGTTCGCTGACGGACCCGCAGATCTACCCCCGGCCGCAGCGGTTGCGGGCCGGCGGCAAGCCGGTCACCGTGCCCGCCGAGGTCACCCTGGTGATCGGCGCGAACCCGGACGCGGCCGCGCTCGACGCCGTCCGCCAGGTGCTCCTGGAGGCCGGCGCGACCAGCATCGTCACCCCCGAGAACCCGACCCCCGCGCCCGGCGCGCTGCTGGTCTACGTCGGCGCCCCCGGCCCGGGCGGCCGGCCCGACCCGGTCGCCGCCAAGCCGCTGCAGGCGCTCGGCGCCGACAGCCCGGCCGGACTCCCGGACGGCGGCTACGTGCTGGCGACCGGTCAGCTGCCGGTGGCCGGCGGCAGCTACGGCGCCGTGGTGCTCTCCGGCGTGGACGCCACCGGCGCCTTCTACGCCGCGCAGAGCCTGCGCCAGCTGCTCTCGACGGTGCCCGCGGGGGCGGGGCAGGCGGTGGCCGGGCAAGCCGCGGCCGGCTACGGCTTCCCGGGCGTGACGGTGCGTGACTGGCCGAGCGGCGCCCCCGTGCGCGGCACCGCGGAGTCCTTCTACGGCACGCCCTGGAGCAGCGAACAGCGCCTGGCCATGCTGGACTTCCTCGGCCGCACCAAGCAGAACTTCTTCCTCTACTCCCCCGGCGACGACCCGTACCGGCAGGAGCAGTGGCGCACCCCCTACCCCGACGACCAGCTCGCCGACCTGCGCGCGCTGGCCGATCGGGCCGCCGACAACCACGTGACCCTCGGCTACGCCGTCGCGCCCAGCCAGAACTTCTGCTTCAGCTCCGCCGGCGACGTCGACGCCCTGGTGGCCAAGCTGGACGCGCTGCGCCAGCTCGGCTTCGGCGCCTTCCAACTGCAGTTCGACGACGTCAGCTACGACGAGTGGCACTGCTCCGCCGACCGGAGCACCTTCGGCAAGGGCCCGGCCGCCGCCGCCAAGGCCCAGGCCCGGCTGGCCGCCGCCGTGCAGACCCGGCTGATCGACGCGCACCCGGAGCTGGCCGCGCTCTCGGTGGTGCCCACCGAGTTCCACCAGCAGGGCGCCACGCCCTACCGGACCGCGCTGGCCGCCGCGCTGCCCAAGTCGGTGCAGGTGGCCTGGAGCGGGGTCGGGGTGATCCCGGGCAGCATCACCGCCGCGCAGACCACCCAGACCGGCGCGCTCTTCGGGCACCCGCTGGTCACCATGGACAACTACCCGGTCAACGACTCCACCCCGGACCGGCTCTACCTGGGCCCGTACACCGGCCGCGACCCGGAGGTGGCGGCCCGCTCGGCGGTGCTGCTGACCGCCGGGATGCGCCAGGCCGCCGCCTCCGAGCCGGCCCTGGCCACCGCCGCCGACTACGCCTGGAACCCCACCGGCTACCAGTCCGACGCCTCCTGGCAGCACGCCCTGCGCGACCTGGCCGCCGAGGCCGCCCCGCAGGGGGCCGCCGACGCCGGCCCGGCGCTGGCCGCGATCAGCGCGCTGGCCGGCAACAGCACCTCCTCGCCGCTGTCCAGCACCGAGTCCGGCTACCTGACCCCGCTGATCGCCGCGTTCTGGGCCGCCCTGCAACCGAGCGGCGGCTCGCCCGACCTGACGAAGCTGCAGCAGGCCGCCGACCCGCTGCGGGCCGCCTTCGCCACCATGGCCGGCGCCCCCGACGCGCTGCGCGGCACCGACAGCGGCGCCGGCGCCGGCATCGGCGGCTCCACCCTGCTGGCCGAGACCGGCCCCTGGCTGAACCGGCTGAGCACCTACGGCCGGGCCGGCGAGACCGCGCTGGACATGCTGCTGGCCCAGCACAAGGGCGACGGCCCGGCCGCCTGGCAGGCCCGGGTGACGCTGCGCCAGCTGCGCGACCAGCTGGCCGCGGCCGGCCCGGTGACGGTCGGCGCCGGGGTGCTCGGCCCGTTCCTGGACCGGGCGCTGCAGGCCGCCGACAGCTGGTCCGGGGTGAGCGCGGGCGCCGTCTCGCCGACCACCACGATGGGCAGCGCCAACGGCCACGGCCCGACGCTGATGACCGACGCCTCGCCGGACACCTTCTACTGGAGCTCCGCCCCGCCGCAGCCCGGCGACTCGATCGGCGTGGACCTGGGCGACGGGCGACCGGTCGGCTCGGTGACCGTGGTGATGGGCGGCTCCGACGGCGCCGCGCTGCCCGGCAGCGACGAGGCCGCGGCCGCCGACGACATCCTGGACGACGGGGTGCTGGAGTACTCCACCGGCACCGGCGGCTGGCAGCAGCTGGCCGTCGTGCACCAGCAGCGGACCGTCACCGCCCAGCTGCCGGCCGGCGCGGTGGTCCGGGCGATCCGGCTGCGCGCCACCAAGACCCAGCAGACCGCCGTCGCCGTGCGCGACTTCAAGGTCAGCGCGCCGGACGCCGGCAAGCCGGAGGTCTCCGGCGGGCCGGCCCCGGCCCCCGGCTCCTCGGCCGGCTCGGTGCTGGACGGCGACCCGGACACCGCCTACCGGGCGGCCGCCGCGCCGACCGCGCAGGACGCCCCGATGACCGTGGAACTGGGCTCGGTGCGGCCGCTGGACCGGCTGACCGTGCTGACCGACCCGACCGTGCACGCCACCGCGACCGTCGAACTGCGCCGCCCCGACGGCAGCTGGGCGCAGCTCGGCACCCTGCACCCGGGCTACAACGAGCTGCCGGCCGGCGGCCAGCCGACCGGCGCGGTGCGGCTGACCTGGCAGCCGGGCGGCGACGCGCCGGTGGTCAACCAGATCGTGCCCTGGTACGCGGACACCCCGGTGGCCCGGTTCTCGCTGACCGACCCTCAGCTGGACGTGGTGGCGGGCGCCGCCGCACCGGCCGCCACCCAGGCGGTGGTGGACGCGGTGCGCCCCGACGGCGCGACCGGCGAGGTGCGCGCCGCCGCGCCCGCCGGGGTGGCCGGCATCGCCGTCTCCCCCGCGCCCGCGCAGGGCCAGCCGGGCTCCCCGGTGAGCGTGCCGCGCGGCGGGCGGGCCGGGGTCGCGGTGCAGGTGAGCGCGGCGGCCGGGACCCCGTCGGGGGTCTACCAGGTGCCGGTGGACTACGTCAGCGGGCAGGTGACGCTGCACCAGGTGCTCCAGGTGCACGTGGTGCCGCCGACCGGCGGGCCGGACCTGGCGCCGACCGCGACCGCGAGCTCCTCCGGCGACGAGTCGCCCAAGTTCCCGGCCTCGGCGGTGAACGACGGCGACCCGACCACCCGCTGGTCCTCGCAGCCGGCGGACAACGCCTGGGTGCAGCTGAAGCTGCCGCAGGCGACCCACCTCGGCGAGGCGGTGCTGCACTGGCAGGCCGCCTACGCCGCCTCCTACCAGCTGCAGACCTCGACCGACGGGGTGACCTGGACCACGGTGGCCACGGTGGCCAACGGCCACGGCGGCACCGAGACGGTGCGGTTCGACGCGCCGGGCGCGGTCTACCTGCGGATGCAGGGCGTCAGCCGGGCCACCAAGTACGGGTACTCGCTGTACGGGATCGAGCTGTACGCGGCCACCGACCCGACGCCGGCCGTGCCCGTCCCGCCGGGCGTGCCGCCGGTGGGCGTGCCGGTGCCCACCCCCACCCCGAGCGGGATACCGGGCCCGCTGCCCAGCGCGAGCGCGCCGGCCGCCGGACCGGGCCAGTCGCCGGCGCCCGCGCCGAGCGGTCCGGCCCCGGCCCCGACGGGTGGAGTGCCCGCCCCCTCGGCGGCCCCCTCGCCGAGCCGCTCGGGCGCGGCCCCGGCGGCGGGTCAGTAGCCCGGAACGCGGCGGGCCGGCGGCGCTCCCTCCTGGAGGGGGCGCCGCCGGCCCATGAGGCTACCTGGGTACCGCAACCTTGGCTGGTCAGGCGGTGAGCGGCTCCGGCTCACCGCGGTGGACGGGGCGCGACCTGCCCAGCGGAACGGACGCGCCCGCCTCGCCGGTATGGTCGTGGTGCTCGAAGTCACGGAACTGGTCCGTGCCGCCGTACGGCTCCAGGTAGGGCCGCCAGCGCGGGTCCTTGATCCCGGTTCCGATGATGCGCCAGGCGAGCCCGCTGGGCGGGGCCGGAGGTCGCTTCATCCGCCACCCGAGTTCGGTGAGGTGGCGGTCGGCCTTCACGTGGTTGCAGCGGCGGCAGGCCGCCACCACGTTGTCCCAGCGGTGCTGTCCGCCGCGACTGCGCGGGATCACGTGGTCGACGCTGGTCGCGGCGGCCCCGCAATACACGCAACGCCCGTGGTCACGGGCGAACAGGGCGCGGCGGGTGAGCGGTACTGGTCCGCAGAACGGCACCCGGACGAACCGGGTGAGCCGGACCACGGAGGGCGCCGTAACGGCGCTGGTGGCGCTGTGCATAGTGACACCCGAGTCCTCCAGGCTGACCGCCTTGTGGTTGAGGACGAGGATGAGGGCGCGGCGCATCGATACGACGCCGAGTGGCTCGTAGGACGCGTTGAGGACCAGGACATGCGGCACGGATGCCTCCTTGGACGCCTGCGGCGCGTGGCTCGCGCCGGGACGAGCGGATGACCGCGCATCGCTGCGCGATCACCCCCAGTGTCGCCTTACGAGTTTGTACGGCGCCACCACTACCGGGTAACAGGCGGACGCGGGTTCGCCGACCACCGGTGGTACTGGCTTCTCTATGCCCAGACCTGCACCTCGGCGCACTCGAACGCCCACCCGGGGCGACCCCCTAAGCTGACGTCCGAACGTGTCCGGCCGAAGGGAAGGGTCCACCGTGACCGACGTCACCACCAGCACTCGGGAGGCGGCCGGCTGGCTGGACGCCAACTGGCAGTCCTGGGTCGACGGGATCCTGCGGATCGTCGTCGTGGTGCTGCTCGCGCTGGTGCTGCGCGCGGTGGTGCGCAAACTGATCGACCAGTTGATCCACCGGATGGCCCGGGAGGCCGAGCACTCCGACAGCGAGACCAGCAGCCGGCTGGGCGGGCTGCTGGTGAACACCGAGCGGCGGATGCAGCGCTCGGCGGCGATCGGCTCGGTGCTGCGCAGCGTCGCGTCGTTCAGCATCATGGGCACCGCCTCGCTGATGGTGCTCTCGCAGATAGGCGTGGACCTGGCCCCGCTGCTGGCCAGCGCCGGGGTGGCCGGCGTGGCGCTCGGTTTCGGCGCCCGCAACCTGGTCACCGACTTCCTCTCCGGGGTCTTCATGATCATGGAGGACCAGTACGGCGTCGGGGACGAGATCGACATGGGCGTGGCCACCGGCACCGTGCTGGAGGTCGGCCTGCGGGTCACCAAGCTGCGCGGCGCGGACGGCGAGATCTGGTACATCCGCAACGGCGAGGTGAAGCGGATCGCCAACATGAGCCAGGGCTGGTCGACCGCCACGGTGGACGTGCAGGTCGGCTACCGGGAGGACCTGGACCGGGTGGAGGAGCTGATCCTGGCCACCGCCGAGGCCTTCGCCAAGGAGGCGCCCTGGGACGAACTGCTCTGGGAGCCGGTCTCGGTGCTCGGCGTGGAGTCGGTGACCGCGGACACCGTGGTGGTGCGGGTGCAGGCGAAGACCATGCCGAGCAAGGCCCAGCTGGTCGCCCGGGCGCTGCGCGGACGGTTGAAGGCGGCCTTCGACGGGGCCGGGATCAAGCTGAAGGAGGAGGCCGGGGTGGTGGCCGCCGCCAAGGCCGCGGCCGCCGTCGCCGACGCCCAGGCGCCGTCCTCGCTGGCCGACCCGTCCTCGGCGCGCTCGCTGGCGAGCCGGCCGATCCCGCCGCCCTCGCCGGAGGAGCAGCAGGCCTTCAGCAAGCTGCCCTGACGCGTCGTCCGGCCCCCGGACCCTCCGCAGCCCCGGCTGCCGCACCCGCGGCGGTCGGGGCTCGGTCGTTCCCGGGCCCGCTGACCTGCCGGAAGCATTGACAGTCCAATGATTGTTAGTAAAGTTTCCAATCATCAGCTGTTGGCAGCCACGAGGCCGGACGGAGGAGGATGCGGCACGTGACCGACACCCCCACCCCCGCGCCCCGGCCCGGCACCCCCAGCCGGCTGCGCGCCATCAACGACCGTGCCGCACTGGACCTGCTGCTCGCCCACGGCCCGCTCTCCCGCACCCGGATCGGCGCCCTCACCGGCCTGTCCAAGCCCACCGCCTCCCAGCTGCTGGCCCGGCTGGAGACCGCGGGGCTGGTCGTCCCGGTCGGCACCACGGCCGGCGGCCCCGGCCCGAACGCCCAGCTCTACGAGGTGAACCCGGCCGCCGCGTACGTCGCCGGACTCGACGTGACGACCAGTCAGATCCGCTTCGCGGTCGCCGACGTCACCGGCCGCACGCTGGCCGAGCACCTGCGGCCCACCCCGGGCCGACCGGGCAGCGACCCCGTCGAGGAGGTCGCCGCGGGCCTGGCCCGCACCCTCGAACTGGCCGGCCTGACCCCCGGCGCGCTGACCGGCGTCACCATCGGCACCCCCGGCGCGCTCGACCCGCACAGCCAAGAGCTGCGCTACGCCGCCCACCTGACCGGCTGGCACGGCCCCGACCTGCTCGGCCGGCTGGCCGAGGCCGCGGGCACCCCGGTCGCGATGGAGAACGACGTCAACCTGGCCGCCGTCGCCGAGCAGGCGCTCGGCTCGGCCCGGGGCAGCTCCGACTTCGTGCTGCTCTGGGCCGAGGAGGGCATCGGCGCGGCCATCGTGCTCGGCGGCCGGCTGCACCGCGGCCACACCGGCGGCGCCGGCGAGGTCGGCTACATGCCGGTGCCCGGCGCGCCCCTGGTGCGCCACGTGCGCCGGGAGAACTCCGGCGGCTTCCAGCAACTCGCCGGCGCCGCCGGGGTACTGGCGCTGGCCCGGCAGCACGGGCTGTCCGCCCGCAGCGCCGAGACGGCGATCGGCCGGGCGCTGGACACCCCGGGGCCGGGCGACGCCTTCCTGGCCGAGCTGGCGCACCGGCTGGCCACCGGCCTGGCCGCGATCGTCGCGGTGATCGACCCGGAGCTGGTGGTGCTCTCCGGCGGCATCCCGAACGCCGGCGGCCGGCGGCTGCGCGACCTGGTGCAGGACGAGCTGACCGGTCTGGCGGTGCCCCGGCCCCGCCTGCTCAGCAGCACCGTGCCCGGCTCACCGGTGCTGCACGGCGCGCTCCAGCACGCCCTGGGCACCGCCCGGGAGCAGGTCTTCACCACCGACTAACCCACCCACCCGGAACGACAGGGGTCGACAGCTGATGTCTCTGAAACTCGCCATCGTCGGCGGCGGATCCACCTACACGCCCGAACTGATCGACGGTTTCGCCCGGCTGCGCGACACCCTGCCGATCGGCGAACTGGTGCTGGTCGACCCGGCCGCCGACCGGCTGGAGCTGGTCGGCGGCGTGGCCCGGCGGATCTTCGCCAAGCAGGGCCACCCGGCCACCGTCACGACCACCGGCGACCTGGACGCCGCGGTGGCCGACGCCGACGCGGTGCTGCTCCAGCTGCGGGTGGGCGGGCAGGCGGCACGCAACAAGGACGAGACCTGGCCGCTGGAGTGCGG of Kitasatospora viridis contains these proteins:
- a CDS encoding VIT1/CCC1 transporter family protein; this encodes MDETVTGDQRHPEAHGAGLSTRLNWLRAGVLGANDGIVSTAGLVVGVAGATDSHTALLASGLAGLLAGALSMASGEYVSVSTQRDSEQAALAQERRELAEEPAYELAELTGLLEQRGIAAGLAREVAEQLTARDALAAHARVELGIDPEQIVNPWHAAWASCVSFTVGALLPLLAIVLPPVSLRVPVTVVAVLCALVLTGWAGARLGGSPVGRSVLRNVAGGGLAMAVTYLAGSLLGAAGV
- a CDS encoding GNAT family N-acetyltransferase — encoded protein: MATPLIRPARPAEAAGLTELVLRSKAHWGYDQAFMDACRAELTLAPEQLTADRALVAERADGVPVGFALLGGSAPEGELDMLFVDPAAIGTGVGGRLYRALLELARAEGFERLSLDADPYAVGFYAAMGARPDGESPSASIPGRVLPRFAIELG
- the malQ gene encoding 4-alpha-glucanotransferase, which translates into the protein MAAYLDRSDEHHDEASGSGGGGADPDSPDAPSPGLAALAHCHGVDTAYDPGDGEPVRVGAATLIAVLAALGVDAGTPGAVERSLAEHRAARAARLLPPCLVVRAGRRTALDVAPAARLTVELEDGGEWRLTPGRSHWLPDDLPLGRHRLRLELADRTETAALVVAPERLAALSGRGWGFLAQLYSVLSGRSWGMGDLGDLAELAQWSGAALGADFVQLNPLHAALPGTPSDPSPYRPSTRRFADPVHLRIEAVPEFALAAPADRAALDELARQAVRLRAEVLEHDGLIDRDAVWALKREALELLHAVPRGPGREAAYRAFARREGDWLEQYATWCALAERHGPDWPHWPAGLRRPGNPQVAAARAELTDRVEFHRWLAWQLDEQLGRAQRAATDAGMAIGLVQDLAVGVHPGGADAWVLQDQLATGISVGAPPDAFNAHGQDWGLPPWRPDALAAAGYAPLAELLRAAARHAGALRIDHVMGLFRLWWIPQGRPATEGTYVRYDAEAMLGVLALEAHRAGTAVIGEDLGTVEPGVREELTARGVLGTSVLWFERDWTGAEGAKGAPLAPRHWRTGCLATLTTHDLPSTAARLNGEQVTLRHQLGLLARPLAEERRAAAEELADWRSELHRLGLLPADAELDQAALYRFLLATPAQLLGVWLPDTVGDPRPQNLPGTWDQYPNWRLPVADPGGRPVTLEQLAAAPGPHAVAGQLTAALAGPGRPTPPRAPR
- a CDS encoding beta-N-acetylglucosaminidase domain-containing protein, yielding MQTRVSAAAGRRLRQQLEASPALREVLHHPAVEVTRRATARTARLVAPRAADRLIADLKGTEPLLDEVRAERLGAPEPTGPTVSGTGSATALSPRRAGLRMAATLSAAAVIGSLVATVPTAAVAAPAPAASAEQLPPGARTPLGSLTDPQIYPRPQRLRAGGKPVTVPAEVTLVIGANPDAAALDAVRQVLLEAGATSIVTPENPTPAPGALLVYVGAPGPGGRPDPVAAKPLQALGADSPAGLPDGGYVLATGQLPVAGGSYGAVVLSGVDATGAFYAAQSLRQLLSTVPAGAGQAVAGQAAAGYGFPGVTVRDWPSGAPVRGTAESFYGTPWSSEQRLAMLDFLGRTKQNFFLYSPGDDPYRQEQWRTPYPDDQLADLRALADRAADNHVTLGYAVAPSQNFCFSSAGDVDALVAKLDALRQLGFGAFQLQFDDVSYDEWHCSADRSTFGKGPAAAAKAQARLAAAVQTRLIDAHPELAALSVVPTEFHQQGATPYRTALAAALPKSVQVAWSGVGVIPGSITAAQTTQTGALFGHPLVTMDNYPVNDSTPDRLYLGPYTGRDPEVAARSAVLLTAGMRQAAASEPALATAADYAWNPTGYQSDASWQHALRDLAAEAAPQGAADAGPALAAISALAGNSTSSPLSSTESGYLTPLIAAFWAALQPSGGSPDLTKLQQAADPLRAAFATMAGAPDALRGTDSGAGAGIGGSTLLAETGPWLNRLSTYGRAGETALDMLLAQHKGDGPAAWQARVTLRQLRDQLAAAGPVTVGAGVLGPFLDRALQAADSWSGVSAGAVSPTTTMGSANGHGPTLMTDASPDTFYWSSAPPQPGDSIGVDLGDGRPVGSVTVVMGGSDGAALPGSDEAAAADDILDDGVLEYSTGTGGWQQLAVVHQQRTVTAQLPAGAVVRAIRLRATKTQQTAVAVRDFKVSAPDAGKPEVSGGPAPAPGSSAGSVLDGDPDTAYRAAAAPTAQDAPMTVELGSVRPLDRLTVLTDPTVHATATVELRRPDGSWAQLGTLHPGYNELPAGGQPTGAVRLTWQPGGDAPVVNQIVPWYADTPVARFSLTDPQLDVVAGAAAPAATQAVVDAVRPDGATGEVRAAAPAGVAGIAVSPAPAQGQPGSPVSVPRGGRAGVAVQVSAAAGTPSGVYQVPVDYVSGQVTLHQVLQVHVVPPTGGPDLAPTATASSSGDESPKFPASAVNDGDPTTRWSSQPADNAWVQLKLPQATHLGEAVLHWQAAYAASYQLQTSTDGVTWTTVATVANGHGGTETVRFDAPGAVYLRMQGVSRATKYGYSLYGIELYAATDPTPAVPVPPGVPPVGVPVPTPTPSGIPGPLPSASAPAAGPGQSPAPAPSGPAPAPTGGVPAPSAAPSPSRSGAAPAAGQ
- a CDS encoding HNH endonuclease, which codes for MPHVLVLNASYEPLGVVSMRRALILVLNHKAVSLEDSGVTMHSATSAVTAPSVVRLTRFVRVPFCGPVPLTRRALFARDHGRCVYCGAAATSVDHVIPRSRGGQHRWDNVVAACRRCNHVKADRHLTELGWRMKRPPAPPSGLAWRIIGTGIKDPRWRPYLEPYGGTDQFRDFEHHDHTGEAGASVPLGRSRPVHRGEPEPLTA